The window CACACCTATCTCCAGAGCGCCTTATAGATTGGCaccaacagagatgaaagagttgaaacaacagttACAAGATCTTCTGGACAAAGGGTACATTAGACCCAGTGTGTCTCCCTGGGAGCACCAGTGTTGTTCGTTAAAAAGAACGATGGGTCTATGCGGctttgcatagattatcggcagttgaaccgagtaacagtcaagaataaatatccgttaccacggattgatgatttgtttgatcaactgcaagggacTTCAGTgtactcgaagatcgatttacggtctggatatcatcaacttcgagttcatcaacgtgatatccctaagactgcatttcgaacaaggtatgggcattacgagtttctagtgatgccgtttggtttgacgaatgctccagcagtatttatggatttgatgaaccgagtattccaggataatcttgacaagtttgtcattgtctttattgatgacatactGGTATACTCTCGTAGCCTTGAAGAGCATGCACAACATTTAAGGATTGTGTTGCTAACCTTAAGGAATCACcaactgtatgctaagttgaacaagtgcgagttttggctcgacagagttgtcttcttgggacatgttatatccaaagatgggatatcagtggatcctagcaagatcgaagcagtgttgagttgggcacgaccggaatcagctcaagagataagaagttttctaggtttggcaggttattaccggagattcatttcaggattttctcagattgccaaaccattgactcaactgacgtgtaagaatgtgcagttcgaatggactcatgattgtgaaaatagtttcAATGAACTGCGTCAACGTTTGACAACTGCACCAGTTTTAGCTCTGCCATCTGGATCAGGAGGGTACATTGTGTACACTGACGCATCACTTCAAGGACTTGGGTGCGTTTTAacccagaatggtcatgtgattgcatatgcatccagacagttgaagaagcatgaagagaattatccagttcatgatctggaattggcagcgattgtgtttgctttgaagatttggcgacattatctctatggagagagatttgagattttcacagatcacaagagtttgaagtatatctttactcaagcagagttgaacatgcgtcaaagaagatggatggatttgttaaaggattatgattgcgaaatcaagtatcatccaggatcagcgaatcttacagctgatgctcttagtcgcaaggtgagattatctgcacttcagacaagtTTTATATCAAGTGTAATACAAGATTGTTGCTCTCTGGGATTTCACTTCCGTCATAAGAAAGGAATGGAACACATTCGAGTAacgagcattttatctgaaccgatgttgtatgccaaaatcagagaagctcagttttctgatccgaaggtggaaaagttagcaaggttagctaaAGGAGACAACACATCTGGCTTTGCGTTCCAAGCAGATGGAACCTTGTGTTTGTCAGGTAGAatcgtagttccagaagattctaaattgagggacgagattttatctcaagctcataggagtaagttgagtatccaccctggaagcatgaaaatgtataaggatttgaagaccaagttttggtggaaaggtatgaagagaagtgtttaccagtttgtagccaagtgtttggtttgtcagcaagtgaaagctgagcatcgacgaccaggaggattacttcagaatcttcctattcctgagtggaagtgggagcatgtaacgatggattttgtcacccacttgccgttgtcttctaagaattgtgatgcaatttgggttgttgtggaccgactgactaagtcagcacatttcattccgtatagtcgggaatatagtttcgatcgcatggcaagactatacatccaagagattcttaaatatcatggtgtgccaacaagtatagtcagtgatagagatccacgctttacctcaaggttctggggaagttttcaaaaagcgttgggaacgacattgagtctgagtactgcctatcatccagagaccgatggtcagtctgagaggactattcagacactcgaggacatgttgcgtgcttgtgctttggattttggaccagcatggcatgatcatctgccgcttgtggagtttgcatataacaatagctaccacagtagcattggtatggctccgttcgaagcattgtatggtagacgttgtcgtactcctttgttttgggacgaagtaggagaacgccaagtgcaaggacctgaattagtgcaacaagcgattgacgtagtggaattgatcaagaagagaattaaaactgcacaagatcgtcaatcgagttatgcgaataccaagcgtagacctctacagtttcagtcaggggaaaaagttttccttaaagtttcaccgttccgcagggtgatgagatttggactcaagagaaaattagccccaagattcatcggaccttttgagatcttggaatgtgttggaaatttggcgtatcgattggctttaccgccgtatttgtccagcattcataatgtctttcatgtatcgttgctaCGACGGTATGTATCAGATGAGTCGCACGTTCTTAGTCCGACAGACGTTCaacttgaagaagacttgacttatgtcgagcagccgcttttaatcctaggtaggaaagagaaggagctcagaaacaagaccattccaattgttctagtgcaatggcaacgccgaggtactgcagaagcaacttgggagttagagagtcgtatgcgctcagagtatcctcatttgttttgagttgtattttattcagttgtattgtacttcagttttgatttcgaggacgaaatctttgtaaggaggggaggatgtaatgacccgaattcttattttgaatgaaatattaattaagagataattaatgagttgttaatttaagtattattaaggattAATAATTCGGGATCAAgttgttggtatccaccgaattttaaatggataacccgacctacttcggattacattatctcgagaaatccaactagaccaatgagattccgacacgtggcagataagattggttcggattttctgaaatagtccggatgcagcctataaatggaagccgattcttttgtttccttcaccgcattcttcagagaaaaTGCTAGTTTTACCATAGTTTCTagtcagtttctagggcactttggtgtcgggaagtttcggagctagtgtcgactcgaggagggtcggtgaactgagatcgagacatcatcagcgggctgacgacggacgcaggtataatcctaaatccttagatagtgatttaaggatcatagggagatctttgtagcatgtttgatctggtttgttagtgatttcattatgttggtattgtctaggttcagagctttctgtcagattgttttagtgaggtacgtgatgtactgactgagatatccaagcgtagtatacacacttatatgctgcatatttatctgttgcatgatacatgttttactgctttggcatattatgcatgacatatcatgttgagcctgatatcttttgagatatacctcgtttgttggggccgctcagccctattctgtattgtggatgATGGgccatcgagagctacagtgtccgacgggacccgcgggctctgatgacctggacattgcaggtccacgtcttcaTGATGaatgtgggagccaaaacatgcctagggcagatcagagactacacactcaggcgcctctagactgagcatgagattcttgacttgatccttgatatccgagcatattgcattttgcatgcatcatatcagtttgtatactcgtacattctcgtattgggcgattgtcgctcacgtccttgttttcatcttgggcaccccattccacggggcaggtcttaggttggacggttcggacgaccagggcagtggctagagcagttgggttttcggtggtgatccagtggaggttttctgtggtttatcatTTTCTCGTTCAGGGTTATGttttgtatttgttatggttgtattaatgtgtAAGACTGTCGTTATTGctttgttttcatttgggttgtaagattgattaagtatttggtttccgctgtttaattgttggtattaagtttaatgttgcacgtttattagtctgtttagtagtggcttgggtaagggcgctacactCAAActgatgatatatatataagaagtTCAGCATTAACTCAATATCATAGTCTTGGTAAACGTCAATGAGCTTGGATGAAGCTTCTTAAACAAGGCACATATTGCTTAAAGCATGCTAACAACTTACAGTTAAAGCTATCGCTCCTCTTCTACAACCTTCAAATCGGGGTATAAAGGATGAGAAGACCTGTCAATTTAAAGAAGTCTTAATTCCCATTTTAGCATAGTTAAGTGCAAATAACATCGATGATAGATATCATACTTGAAAAGTATAGCACTGTAATAAATGCAGTGATACAATGTACAGATTGAATTTTACACCACCTACATGCTGAGTAAACTGCACCAACTAAAATGGGTACACAGATATCTGTGATAAACAAGTAAAGATACATTTTCATTCATTGGAAAAATCATAATGTAGACTTACAGAAGAAACTAAAAACACACGCTAAATTTTCTCGAAAAATGTCTTAGATTAGGTCCGATACCCGTGTGGATTCTAATCACATTCACCAGCACAACTAACTACAATTTCTAGTTAGACTAACCTAATCAACTGCTATAATCTTGAGCTAGCGTATGCAAATTCTCTTTGACTAAGTCACTCGAGGAATTACAAATTTACAACTGAGGGAGTTCTAGCTGGTTTTCCATAGACTTCTGGAGTATAAACTCAACCCTCCTCTTCTTATCATCTTTTTCGTCCTCATGTTCGAACCAGGATGAAGTTCTAGCAGCGGCCTTGTTCTGAATCCTCAAATCAAGTGATTCTCCGAAGACATTTTTACCACCCTTCAACTCCAGAAATATAGGTTTCCTCTTCTCCGGAAGAAGCTTGTCCCCATCACTTCCAGAATCAAGCCTGTCCTTCATTGTCTCGATAGCAGGAGCAAATGTCTCCAATAAAGAGGCACGCTTTTCTGTGTGTGACTCACCGGGAAGCTTAGCATGCACATCAACCGGTAACAAGTTTCTCCCACTATCCTGCAACGGCTTAACAGGAACAGAATTTTCAATTTCAAAAAACTTGGACTTCCCCACCTCATCCGGTTCAGCTAAATCTCCAGCTGAGGCTGCAGCCACTAATGACCCATTACACACCAGCCGCTGCTGCAAGCTTAACAAGGACCTTTCTGCCTTTCTACGCTGCCTTGCCAGCTCAATCATATCTGTACGAGGGTCAGTGTGCCTCTCGTTCCATACAGGCGTTTGTATATATGTGTGAGGATCTGGAAATGCAGGCAACCAAACTGGTATATGTTTAGAACTGGGTGTCTCGCCCATTTGCGAGAAACTAGGTATCATTTTCCGTCCCCTGATCACAGGAAACCGTGGAACTGGCTGAGCAAAAGGTATCTCCTCCGCAGACACCACATACTCGTCGAGCTCTTTGATAGGACCAGAACTAATTACACAATCATTTTGGGCCTCAGAAACACCAGAAAATCCTTGTGACCAGCCCAAATCCACTAATCCTTGAATGACATCAAAGACATTGCACTCGGCCCTACCAGCCAAATTTGCATGAAATTTTGAAGTTTTTCCCAGGTCACTGATGTAGCTAATCACAATTCCAGCTAGGGAATCAAGAGCAGACTCGTTGACTCCCTGAAAACCAATACTCTCACACATCTGCCCCACAAATACCCTTGAAATCGCTCGGCCAAATATATTGGTGCCAGATCGAATTATCGGACCTTGGTCATCTCTCCGTCCATCTACTTCACCTCCACCGTTCATATTCAGATTCCCCAACCACTAAggtcttcttcaactccagaaactCAAAAACACTAACCTCATAAACCCAAACGCCTCCACAGCAGAACTAGGGCACAATTTATATACATTTCATCCATGTCCCCCTATGAACAGCCACGAAACCCAAATGGCCCAGCTGAAATATCAACCAGTTTACACACATATTGTGTTAATGCGAATACGTTTGAGTGTATTATGGAATACTTACAAGATATGCAGTTCCCAGAGTCTACCGAATCCCACAAACTTGAAGTCGGTGATGGGCGAAAGCGTATTGCATCAATTGCGTCAAACCCTTGACACAAAATAGCACAACTTTAGGGTTTCATATACAATTGTCGATTCGGAGAATGAAATTGGGGGTTTACAGATAATACGGTAGAGCTTAGAACCCTACCAAGAAACTGGAAATGAAAGCGTCGATCTGTACAGCATGTTGGGGGTATTTATGGACGGAGCCATAATCAGGATTCAAACAATTTCAGTTAAAATTattgtaatttatttttataaaatctttCTAAAACCGTGAGCTGaatcaattttatgaaataaatattaataGAATTCTTGTCACATGAACATAGAACTACATGACACAAACTTGTGTGAGGCGATATCAtaagtcgtattttatgagacatatcttttatgtggttcatctatgaaaaagtattactttttaagctaagagtattactttttattgtgaatatcgttagagatcactcgtctcacaaataaatattcataaGACCATCTCACAATAGACATTATCAAACTATACAAAAAGAAATATAATGAATACAGAGATAAATTATAAGATTGAActtagatattttaaaaaattaccaGATTAACTGAGAAATATAATGAATACGGAGAAATTATAAGATTGAACtgtgatatttaaaaaattcccAGATTAACTATTAAATTTTCATGAGTAGATTttttgtgaaacggtctcacgaatatttatctatgagtcgggtcaaccctactgatattcacaaaaaataataatcttagctggatgactaaaataaaaaatatatatcacaaaatacgacctgtgagaccatctcacacaagtttttgtcaattttcaTTCATATGGATTTTATGAGATCGAATTATTTGTTTTTCAATTCTTATTAGTTGAaggagtaagtctcttgtgagacggtctcacgaatctttatatgtgagatcggtttaccctatcgatattcacaataaaaaaataatactctttacataaaaagtaatattttttcatgaatgatccgAATAAAATatacatctcataaaatacgacatgtTAAACCGTCTGGAACAAATTTTTGTCTAGTTGACGAATGAGCTATTAGAATCAGCGTGTCTTTTTGTGGCTCAGTTGAATAATTAAAGACGAAGTTAGATAAAAGATTAGATTGAATATTCTGGCCAACAAATATTAAATTCTCgtaaaaataatcaaaaaattCCCTTTATAAAAACTCCAAATTAATAAGATTTTTCCCGTCTAAATCCacttttttcaaatttcatgAGGGTGGGTGCTGATGAATTTTCGCTTGAAAAATTCGATTGATTTTCGAAAGAATTCGAATAAAAAACTAGGCAAAATTAGCCGAATGAAAACTAAGAACAAAAGTGATTGCTGCATATTGGTAAATAATTTAGGATAAATACTCACATGATTATCCTATAATAAGCATAAGTTTCATCGTTAATAAAAAATTCATACCTTCctccattttttaaaataaataaataaaagtaaaaCCATTGTGACcgaatcgagtcaagatttCTATGTTTTTATAAGCCGTCCAATGGCTTATCTTCTGCAGCATCCGTCTTCATCCCTCTCCCTGTCTCGGCAAAATCCACCGCAGCATCACTTTCTTGCAACATCAAACAGCAATTTCCCGAATGGGTTCCTCGTATCCCTCCgaaatatttgaatttcttgCTATCTGGATCGTAATTTCATACAAactagtaattttttttattgacacTATATTCTTGAGGGTAGCTTATCTATCAGTTTCCACAAGTGTGAAAATTTTGAAGTGTTCATGTCTTTTGATCTTCGTATTTATTGCACTGATACAAATGCATATATCATTGCTGGTTTTACAGTTGTGCAAAATGAATTACACTTTGTAGGAGTAGAGCTGATGAGAGAAAAGCGTGCGACAAAATGATacaataaatatgaaaataaaaaaaaaactagacaCCGAGTTTTATGTGGAATACTCCTAAAAATTGTTATAGTAAAAAACACgaacaagatgaaaagaatttcactataatattttatgatgtacAACCGCTTACTGTATTTTCAAAGTGAAAACACACTCTGTTAATACAagagaacaaacacctcacaaatattatagaaataATAGGTTTAAGAAGAAAACTCAAAAATATAGTGAATTGTTTGAGAATGAGATGATAAACAAGGAGAGGAGCTTCTCGTCAATGTAAAAACACGTCTTCTCGTCTGCTTCCTTTGTCAAATATGCATCTATCATCATTAATGTTTCCTGTTGTCATTCATTTATTTTGCCAACATTTCTACAATAGTCGCCAAACAATTATCATTTCTCAAAATTGTTTGTATCATTATTTTTCACAGCATAAAATTGTTTCCATTAAACTTTATTATCTCGTATATGCacgccattatgtctacaacatAGAGAACACGttctctcttaatacaggagaacaataTAGAAATAAATAAGAAGAAAACTCGAGAATATAATGAATTACTTGAGAATGAGATGATATCTGAATGATGAGAGGAGCTCTACTCCTCGTCAGTGTGAAAACGCGTATGAAAAAGCATCTTCCCGCCTGCTTTCTTTGTCAAATATGCATCTATCATCATTAATATTTCAAGTCATCATTCATTTATTTTTCCGACATTTCTCTTACTtgaagatttgattgagaatcaaacgcATCTCCACtcatcctttcaatcttgccattACATGTTGCTTACGTTTCTGCTAGGCCACTTGAGGATCaacaccactcaaacttatcagtgttcactAGCTTGGTCAGAACATCAACTATGTTATCCTTTGTATGGATCTTCTACATATCAAACCTCCTTCTTCTGCTCATTCTTGAACAAAGTGAAATTGGATCAAATCTCCAAATAGTAGAAATGTCggcaaaataaataattgacaGCATGAAGCATTAAGATGCATATTTGACAGAGGAACCAGACGGAAAGACGCGTTTTCATATGCGTTTTCACACTAACGAGGAGTAGAGCTCCTCTCATCattaagatatcatctcatTATCAAGCAATTcattatattcttgagttttctttttcttattattatttttataatatttgggaAGTGTTTGTTCTCCTATATTGAGAGAGTCCGTGTTCTTTTTAGAAACACAGTAAACGATTgtacaccataaaatattacAGTGAAATTCTTTGCATTTTGTCTGtgatttttaccctaataatctTTAGGGTTTTTCATGTAAATTCGGTAtccaatttattctttattttcgtaTTTATTATCTCAAGTTGCATACATGAAACCAACAAAAAGTGGGGTGAACAAACCTGAATTGCTTCCTAAAGTGTTTACAATGGTTATTGATGCTGTGGTTTCCTTTCACAGGGTCAGGTGTCCAATTTTTACTTATGGTTTCTTCGaattaaattcaatttcttACATGATTTTTTCCAAGTTTCGAATCCTTTCAGACAACAATTCATAAAGAGTCGACCTTTGTTACTATGATGGTTCTGTCAAATGGCTTAGAAATCAATGCATGAATGAGATGCAACGCTAAATAGTATCATATTGTTCAATTTAATTTGCAGAAGAATAGAGTAACCCTGGGGATTGATGCCCTTAAAAAAGATACAGGATATAAGTTGCGAGTTTTAGCTCAAAACTATCCTGATACTCCTGGTATGACATCAAG is drawn from Primulina eburnea isolate SZY01 chromosome 10, ASM2296580v1, whole genome shotgun sequence and contains these coding sequences:
- the LOC140842570 gene encoding transcription initiation factor TFIID subunit 8-like; the encoded protein is MNGGGEVDGRRDDQGPIIRSGTNIFGRAISRVFVGQMCESIGFQGVNESALDSLAGIVISYISDLGKTSKFHANLAGRAECNVFDVIQGLVDLGWSQGFSGVSEAQNDCVISSGPIKELDEYVVSAEEIPFAQPVPRFPVIRGRKMIPSFSQMGETPSSKHIPVWLPAFPDPHTYIQTPVWNERHTDPRTDMIELARQRRKAERSLLSLQQRLVCNGSLVAAASAGDLAEPDEVGKSKFFEIENSVPVKPLQDSGRNLLPVDVHAKLPGESHTEKRASLLETFAPAIETMKDRLDSGSDGDKLLPEKRKPIFLELKGGKNVFGESLDLRIQNKAAARTSSWFEHEDEKDDKKRRVEFILQKSMENQLELPQL